A single window of Pseudomonas marginalis DNA harbors:
- a CDS encoding YajD family HNH nuclease, producing MSSTNPPSHTAKLDRILADAQRDREMGYRDKALKMYPHVCGRCAREFAGKRLSELTVHHRNHNHDDNPQDGSNWELLCLYCHDNEHSRYTDQQYFGEGSTSSPTIAKATHNPFAALAGLMKKDD from the coding sequence ATGAGCTCGACCAACCCGCCCTCCCACACCGCCAAGCTGGACCGCATCCTTGCCGATGCCCAGCGCGACCGGGAAATGGGCTACCGCGACAAAGCCCTGAAGATGTACCCCCACGTGTGCGGCCGCTGCGCCCGTGAGTTCGCCGGCAAGCGCTTGAGCGAACTCACCGTACACCACCGTAACCACAATCATGATGACAATCCCCAGGACGGCTCGAACTGGGAGTTGCTGTGCCTGTACTGCCACGACAACGAACACTCGCGCTACACCGACCAGCAGTACTTCGGCGAAGGCTCCACCAGCAGCCCGACGATCGCCAAGGCCACGCATAACCCGTTTGCGGCGTTGGCGGGGTTGATGAAGAAAGACGACTGA
- a CDS encoding ParB/Srx family N-terminal domain-containing protein codes for MRLLSWTVALLLCVVTLQAQAFSTPKPGQVIEVALEQLHPTQAVVGFDQIYYSLGLFADKPAKVFDEYCETNGQGEAGKVPDKADLHQPDSFTCKDPVGTHPEDMKTVVVGPAGQLYLTDGHHSFTTLWEVPGGGPRLKMWVKVTDDFSNSPNMASFWQRMEAARKVWLKDNQGQALPPEQLPAHLGFKNLQDDTFRSLVYFTRKAAYGKPNDGQIAPEFLEFYWGNWLRTQIDLGQYNLNKKGGYKDAIEAVAKRMVSLAPGSQVGDSGFTAHQLGGMTRLDRDELEKTFDKKVPYVIDYRKSHN; via the coding sequence ATGCGTCTGCTTTCATGGACTGTTGCACTGCTGCTGTGTGTCGTTACCCTTCAGGCCCAGGCGTTCTCGACGCCCAAGCCCGGGCAGGTGATCGAGGTTGCCCTTGAACAGTTGCATCCGACCCAGGCGGTGGTGGGCTTCGACCAGATCTACTACAGCCTGGGCCTGTTCGCCGACAAACCCGCCAAGGTCTTCGATGAATACTGCGAAACCAACGGCCAGGGTGAGGCCGGCAAAGTGCCCGACAAGGCTGACCTGCACCAGCCCGACAGCTTCACCTGCAAGGACCCGGTGGGCACCCATCCCGAGGACATGAAAACCGTGGTGGTCGGCCCTGCCGGCCAGCTGTACCTGACCGACGGTCACCACAGTTTCACCACCTTGTGGGAAGTGCCCGGCGGCGGCCCGCGCTTGAAGATGTGGGTCAAGGTCACCGACGACTTCAGCAACAGCCCGAACATGGCGAGCTTCTGGCAGCGCATGGAAGCGGCCCGCAAGGTCTGGCTCAAGGACAACCAGGGCCAGGCCCTGCCGCCGGAACAACTGCCGGCACACCTGGGCTTCAAGAACCTGCAGGACGACACCTTCCGCAGCCTGGTGTACTTCACCCGCAAGGCCGCCTATGGCAAGCCGAATGACGGGCAGATCGCCCCGGAGTTCCTGGAGTTCTATTGGGGTAACTGGCTGCGCACGCAGATTGATCTGGGCCAGTACAACCTGAACAAGAAAGGCGGCTACAAGGATGCTATCGAAGCGGTCGCCAAGCGCATGGTCAGCCTGGCGCCGGGCTCGCAGGTGGGGGACAGCGGTTTTACCGCCCATCAACTGGGCGGCATGACCCGGCTGGACCGCGATGAGCTGGAGAAGACCTTCGACAAAAAAGTGCCGTACGTGATCGACTACCGCAAATCCCACAACTGA
- a CDS encoding spermidine synthase, translated as MKRFVLLDTTPIPDNGGALCLFEYGEDFVIKIQGGDGGQLMNTRMHGSEDALAQIPCRKVAGRPGSRVLIGGLGMGFTLASALKHLGKSAEVVVAELVPGVVEWNRGPLGEKSGRPLLDPRTVIRMEDVAKVLQAEPQGFDAIMLDVDNGPEGLTQKANSWLYSAGGLAACAKALRPKGVLAVWSASADKLFSDKLRKAGFKAEEVQVFAHGNKGTRHTIWIAEKLKG; from the coding sequence ATGAAACGTTTCGTTCTGCTGGACACCACCCCGATCCCCGACAACGGCGGTGCCTTGTGCCTGTTCGAATACGGTGAAGACTTTGTCATCAAGATCCAGGGCGGTGACGGCGGCCAGTTGATGAACACGCGCATGCACGGCTCCGAAGACGCGCTGGCGCAAATCCCTTGCCGCAAGGTCGCGGGGCGCCCGGGCTCACGGGTATTGATCGGTGGGTTGGGCATGGGCTTTACCCTGGCGTCGGCGCTCAAGCACCTGGGCAAGAGCGCCGAAGTGGTGGTGGCGGAACTGGTGCCCGGTGTCGTGGAATGGAACCGGGGGCCACTGGGGGAAAAGTCCGGCCGCCCACTGCTGGACCCGCGCACGGTGATCCGCATGGAAGACGTGGCCAAGGTGCTGCAGGCCGAGCCCCAGGGCTTTGACGCGATCATGCTCGACGTCGACAACGGCCCCGAAGGCCTGACGCAGAAGGCCAACAGCTGGCTCTATTCCGCCGGTGGCCTGGCCGCCTGCGCCAAGGCCCTGCGGCCCAAGGGCGTGCTGGCGGTGTGGTCCGCCAGCGCCGATAAACTGTTCAGCGACAAACTGCGCAAGGCCGGTTTCAAGGCCGAGGAAGTGCAGGTGTTTGCCCATGGCAACAAGGGCACCCGGCATACCATCTGGATAGCGGAGAAGCTCAAGGGCTGA
- a CDS encoding cyclic nucleotide-binding domain-containing protein has translation MALPTLMNTEIRDMLMDCGLFDPLLPEDFYVAAGYFNISSIAEGEVIFLEGDAGTFMCIIHSGQVAVQKTNHTGQRLTIATLRSGRAFGEMAVLDGERRSASCVAASDCVLLNLGKDALEKMLNETPRVAAKIIRAIAIALSKRLRMADGQLLSQQF, from the coding sequence ATGGCACTCCCGACTTTAATGAATACCGAAATCCGCGACATGCTCATGGACTGCGGCCTGTTCGACCCGTTGTTGCCGGAAGACTTTTACGTCGCCGCCGGCTACTTCAATATCAGCAGCATTGCCGAGGGCGAGGTGATTTTCCTCGAGGGCGATGCCGGCACCTTCATGTGCATCATCCACAGCGGCCAGGTGGCGGTGCAGAAAACCAACCACACCGGCCAGCGCCTGACCATCGCCACCCTGCGCAGCGGCCGGGCCTTTGGGGAGATGGCCGTGCTTGACGGCGAGCGACGCTCCGCCAGTTGCGTGGCCGCCAGCGACTGTGTGTTGTTGAACCTGGGCAAGGACGCCCTGGAAAAGATGCTCAATGAAACGCCGCGTGTGGCGGCGAAGATCATCCGCGCAATCGCCATCGCGTTGTCCAAGCGCCTGCGCATGGCCGATGGGCAATTACTCTCCCAACAGTTTTAA
- a CDS encoding S9 family peptidase has translation MPSSTAPIARKAPGQDPYAWLQERDSVEVLDYLKAENAFQEARLADQQALRETLFEEIKGRILETDLSLPSPWGPYLYYTRTTAGDEYARHYRCRRPADDGNQVDDSSEELLLDPNVLANGGFFSLGAFSISPDHQRLAYSLDTSGEEIYTLFVKELATDKVSELAFENCDGSMTWANDSLTLFFGELDDTHRPHKLYRYRLDGTAAQEVFHEPDGRFFLHCYRSSSERQLLLSLGSKTTSEVWALDADQPHLDFTCLAPRVEDHEYDVDHGQLNGAWTWFIRSNRDGINYALFVATDIGDVPTEDEWQNLIPHSDDVMLDGVSLNTGAMTLSLRIGGLPVIEVHPQGLPPYRVELPDAAYSLYVQNSLEFVSDKIRLRYEALNRPAQVRQLELASGAQQVLKETPVLGVFNADDYVSQRLWATSADGTQVPISLVVKRDQLGKPTPLYLYGYGAYGSSLDPWFSHARLSLLDRGVAFAIAHVRGGGELGEAWYRNGKQEHKQNTFSDFIACSEHLIAEGLTTSRQLVISGGSAGGLLIGAVLNQRPELFQAAIAEVPFVDVLNTMLDPELPLTITEYDEWGNPEEPAVYERIKAYAPYENVSAQAYPATLVIAGYNDSRVQYWEAAKWVAKLRATKTDDNLLLLKTELGAGHGGMSGRYQGLRDVALEYAFVFKALGLV, from the coding sequence ATGCCTTCATCGACCGCCCCGATTGCCCGTAAAGCCCCAGGCCAGGACCCGTACGCCTGGCTGCAAGAGCGCGACAGCGTTGAAGTCCTTGATTACCTGAAGGCCGAAAATGCCTTCCAGGAAGCCCGGCTCGCCGACCAGCAGGCCCTGCGCGAAACCCTGTTCGAGGAGATCAAGGGCCGCATCCTCGAAACCGACCTGTCCCTGCCCTCTCCCTGGGGCCCGTATCTGTATTACACGCGCACCACCGCCGGTGACGAATACGCCCGCCACTACCGCTGCCGCCGCCCGGCCGACGACGGCAACCAGGTGGACGACAGCAGCGAAGAGCTGTTGCTGGACCCGAACGTGCTGGCCAACGGCGGCTTCTTTTCCCTCGGCGCATTCAGCATCAGCCCCGATCACCAGCGCCTGGCCTACAGCCTCGATACCAGTGGCGAAGAGATCTATACCCTGTTCGTGAAGGAATTGGCCACCGACAAAGTCAGCGAACTGGCGTTCGAGAACTGCGACGGCAGCATGACCTGGGCCAATGACAGCCTGACCCTGTTCTTCGGCGAGCTGGACGACACCCACCGCCCGCACAAGCTGTATCGCTACCGCCTGGATGGCACGGCGGCGCAGGAAGTGTTCCACGAGCCCGACGGGCGTTTCTTCCTGCACTGCTACCGCTCCAGCTCCGAGCGCCAGTTGCTGCTCTCGCTCGGCAGCAAGACCACCAGCGAGGTCTGGGCGCTGGATGCCGACCAGCCGCACCTGGACTTCACCTGCCTGGCGCCACGGGTCGAGGACCATGAATACGATGTCGACCACGGCCAACTGAATGGCGCGTGGACCTGGTTTATCCGTAGCAACCGTGATGGCATCAACTACGCCCTGTTTGTGGCGACCGACATTGGCGACGTGCCAACCGAGGATGAGTGGCAGAACCTGATCCCCCACAGCGATGACGTGATGCTCGACGGCGTCAGCCTGAACACCGGTGCCATGACCCTGAGCCTGCGCATCGGCGGCCTGCCGGTGATCGAAGTACACCCCCAGGGCTTGCCGCCGTATCGCGTGGAGCTGCCCGATGCCGCCTACAGCCTCTACGTGCAAAACAGCCTGGAATTCGTCAGCGACAAGATCCGCCTGCGCTATGAAGCCCTGAACCGCCCGGCCCAGGTGCGCCAGCTGGAACTGGCCAGCGGCGCGCAACAGGTGCTCAAGGAAACCCCGGTACTCGGCGTGTTCAATGCCGATGACTACGTCAGCCAGCGCCTGTGGGCCACCTCCGCCGATGGCACCCAGGTGCCGATCAGCCTGGTGGTCAAGCGCGACCAGCTCGGCAAGCCAACACCGTTGTACCTGTATGGCTACGGCGCCTATGGCTCAAGCCTCGACCCGTGGTTCTCCCATGCACGCCTGAGCCTGCTGGACCGTGGCGTGGCCTTCGCCATTGCGCATGTGCGCGGCGGTGGCGAACTGGGTGAAGCCTGGTATCGCAATGGCAAGCAGGAACACAAGCAGAACACCTTCAGCGACTTTATCGCGTGTTCCGAACACCTGATCGCCGAAGGCCTGACCACCTCCAGGCAACTGGTCATCAGCGGCGGCAGTGCCGGCGGCCTGTTGATCGGCGCGGTGCTCAACCAGCGTCCGGAGTTGTTCCAGGCGGCGATTGCCGAAGTGCCGTTTGTCGACGTGCTCAACACCATGCTCGACCCGGAATTGCCGCTGACCATCACCGAGTACGACGAGTGGGGCAACCCCGAAGAGCCCGCGGTGTATGAACGCATCAAGGCCTACGCACCGTACGAAAACGTCAGCGCCCAGGCCTACCCGGCCACCCTGGTGATCGCCGGCTACAACGACAGCCGCGTGCAGTACTGGGAAGCGGCCAAGTGGGTGGCCAAGTTGCGCGCAACCAAGACGGACGACAACCTGCTGTTGCTCAAGACCGAACTGGGTGCCGGCCACGGCGGGATGAGCGGTCGCTACCAGGGATTACGTGACGTAGCACTCGAATATGCATTTGTGTTCAAGGCGCTGGGGCTGGTTTAA
- a CDS encoding class II glutamine amidotransferase: MCELLGMSANVPTDIVFSFTGLMQRGGRTGPHRDGWGIAFYEGRGLRLFQDPAASSESEVALLVQRYPIKSEVVIGHIRQANVGKVSLANTHPFVRELWGRNWCFAHNGQLADFHPRATFYRPVGDTDSEAAFCDLLNRVREAFPEPVDIEQMLPDLIAACAEYRSKGVFNCLLSDGDWLFCYCSTKLAQITRRAPFGPARLKDVDVIVDFQAETTPNDVVTVIATEPLTDNENWTRYEPGQWSLWRRGECVSQGVTE; the protein is encoded by the coding sequence ATGTGTGAATTATTGGGCATGAGTGCCAACGTCCCCACCGATATCGTGTTCAGCTTTACCGGGCTGATGCAGCGCGGTGGACGTACGGGCCCCCACCGCGACGGTTGGGGCATCGCCTTCTACGAAGGTCGTGGCCTGCGCCTGTTCCAGGACCCGGCCGCCAGCAGTGAGTCGGAAGTCGCCCTGCTGGTGCAGCGTTACCCCATCAAGAGTGAAGTGGTGATCGGCCATATCCGCCAGGCCAACGTCGGCAAGGTGAGCCTGGCCAACACCCACCCGTTCGTGCGCGAACTGTGGGGCCGCAACTGGTGTTTCGCCCACAACGGCCAGTTGGCAGACTTCCACCCCCGCGCCACGTTCTATCGGCCAGTCGGCGATACCGACAGCGAAGCGGCCTTCTGCGACCTGCTCAACCGCGTGCGCGAGGCCTTCCCCGAGCCGGTGGACATCGAACAGATGCTGCCGGACCTGATCGCCGCCTGTGCCGAATACCGCAGCAAAGGTGTGTTCAACTGCCTGCTCAGCGACGGTGACTGGCTGTTTTGCTATTGCTCGACCAAACTGGCGCAGATCACCCGGCGTGCGCCGTTTGGTCCGGCGCGCCTGAAGGATGTCGACGTGATCGTCGATTTTCAGGCCGAAACCACCCCCAACGATGTGGTGACGGTGATCGCCACCGAGCCGTTGACCGACAACGAAAACTGGACCCGCTACGAACCGGGCCAATGGAGCCTGTGGCGACGCGGTGAATGCGTCAGCCAGGGCGTTACCGAGTAA
- a CDS encoding DUF2937 family protein: protein MLLSYLRLVLFAIGLLVGVQVPGFINDYAKRVEAHLIEAQTGLSGFETTARQFFNGDLKALVAHYRASDDPVFQSDANSLGAMLDRQVALDKQFQAMQGPWYIRALQVAVAADPDIRLETWNGYSYQILLTPEAMGWGLGGAMLLSFGLECLFRLIDWVVLGGKRLRQSRPIEERDLKGL from the coding sequence ATGTTGCTCAGCTATCTGCGGTTGGTGCTGTTTGCCATTGGCCTGTTGGTCGGCGTGCAAGTGCCGGGGTTTATCAACGACTACGCCAAGCGCGTCGAAGCCCACCTGATCGAGGCGCAGACCGGCCTGAGCGGGTTTGAAACCACCGCACGACAGTTCTTCAACGGTGACTTGAAGGCCTTGGTGGCGCATTACCGCGCCAGCGACGACCCGGTGTTCCAGAGCGACGCCAACAGCCTGGGCGCCATGCTTGACCGCCAGGTGGCGTTGGACAAGCAATTCCAGGCCATGCAAGGCCCGTGGTACATCCGTGCCCTGCAAGTGGCGGTGGCCGCCGACCCGGATATCCGCCTGGAGACCTGGAACGGCTACAGCTACCAGATCCTGCTGACCCCCGAAGCCATGGGCTGGGGCCTGGGCGGGGCGATGCTGCTGTCGTTTGGCCTGGAGTGTCTGTTCCGCCTGATCGACTGGGTGGTGCTGGGTGGCAAGCGCTTGCGCCAGAGCCGGCCAATCGAAGAGCGGGACCTGAAAGGTCTCTAA
- a CDS encoding LysR family transcriptional regulator, with translation MNLKFLETFVWVAKLKSFRLTAEKLFTTQASISSRIAVLESELGVKLFLRDSRGVSLTPEGLKVLDYAEQMMVTMQGLKQSLETTSSKVGRIRIGAMDTVIHTWLSPLVAELMDHFPLVEIELIADTALNLSDQLQKGFLDLILQTDLLRLETVRSLELASHPMAWIVASQSIYNRDYASLAELAQERIITYSKNSHPHQDVISLMQANGVAAPRMNCVNSVSAITRLLRDGFGIGALPPVLVREELARGELVMLPMAQKLPNLQVVVSWRVGVELVEEIVGLCQQVVARYAEEVGEERMVLSN, from the coding sequence ATGAATTTGAAGTTCCTCGAAACCTTCGTCTGGGTGGCCAAGCTCAAGAGCTTCCGCCTGACTGCGGAGAAGCTGTTCACCACCCAGGCCTCGATTTCCAGCCGCATCGCCGTGCTGGAAAGCGAGCTGGGGGTAAAGCTGTTCCTGCGCGACTCCCGGGGCGTCAGCCTGACCCCGGAAGGCTTGAAGGTGCTCGATTACGCCGAGCAGATGATGGTGACCATGCAGGGCCTGAAACAGTCCCTGGAAACCACCAGCAGCAAGGTCGGGCGCATTCGCATCGGTGCGATGGACACGGTGATCCATACCTGGCTCAGCCCGTTGGTGGCGGAACTGATGGATCATTTCCCCCTGGTGGAAATCGAATTGATCGCCGACACCGCGCTTAACCTCAGCGATCAGCTGCAAAAAGGCTTTCTCGACCTGATCCTGCAAACCGACCTGCTGCGCCTGGAAACCGTGCGCAGCCTGGAGCTGGCCAGCCACCCCATGGCCTGGATCGTCGCCAGCCAGTCGATCTACAACCGCGACTACGCCTCCCTCGCCGAACTGGCCCAGGAGCGCATCATCACCTACTCGAAAAACTCCCACCCGCACCAGGACGTCATCAGCCTGATGCAGGCCAACGGCGTGGCCGCGCCACGGATGAACTGCGTGAACTCGGTGTCGGCGATTACCCGGTTGTTGCGCGATGGCTTCGGGATTGGTGCGTTGCCGCCGGTGCTGGTCAGGGAAGAACTGGCGCGGGGCGAATTGGTGATGTTGCCGATGGCGCAGAAACTGCCGAACCTGCAGGTGGTGGTGTCGTGGCGCGTGGGGGTGGAATTGGTGGAGGAGATCGTGGGGTTGTGCCAACAGGTCGTTGCCCGCTATGCCGAGGAAGTCGGCGAAGAGCGGATGGTGCTGAGCAACTGA
- a CDS encoding 5-oxoprolinase subunit PxpA: MSRLLLNCDIGESFGNWTMGLDAEVMPFIDCANVACGFHAGDPSIMRKTVSLALKHGVQVGAHPAYQDLQGFGRRSMAYTPQEIQDLLHYQIGALDGICRAQGGRVSYVKPHGAMYNDMMANPAQLRAVIEAVAAYGDLPLMLLATRDNSAAQALGDEYGVILWFEAFADRAYDANGHLVSRQLPGAVHHDPEVIVQQSLTLSRGQPLTASDGSPLLLRANTLCVHGDNASSVAAVKRIREALKPA; the protein is encoded by the coding sequence GTGAGCCGTCTGCTATTGAATTGCGACATCGGCGAGAGCTTTGGCAACTGGACCATGGGTCTGGACGCCGAGGTGATGCCGTTCATCGATTGCGCCAACGTGGCCTGCGGCTTTCATGCCGGCGATCCGAGCATCATGCGCAAGACCGTCAGCCTGGCCCTCAAGCACGGTGTACAGGTGGGCGCACACCCGGCGTACCAGGACCTGCAAGGCTTCGGCCGCCGCTCCATGGCCTACACCCCCCAGGAAATCCAGGACCTGCTGCATTACCAGATCGGCGCCCTCGACGGCATCTGCCGCGCCCAGGGCGGGCGTGTCAGTTACGTCAAGCCCCATGGCGCGATGTACAACGACATGATGGCCAACCCGGCGCAACTGCGTGCGGTGATCGAGGCCGTGGCCGCGTATGGCGACCTGCCGCTGATGCTGTTGGCGACCCGCGACAACAGCGCGGCCCAGGCACTGGGCGACGAATACGGGGTGATCCTGTGGTTCGAGGCCTTTGCCGACCGTGCCTACGACGCCAACGGCCATCTGGTTTCCCGTCAATTGCCAGGGGCGGTGCACCATGATCCAGAGGTCATCGTCCAACAGTCCTTGACCCTTTCCCGTGGTCAACCCCTGACCGCCAGCGACGGCAGCCCGCTGCTATTGCGCGCCAATACCCTGTGCGTGCATGGCGACAATGCCAGCTCGGTCGCCGCCGTAAAGCGTATCCGCGAGGCATTGAAGCCAGCATGA
- the pxpB gene encoding 5-oxoprolinase subunit PxpB translates to MKPRIEVVAIDCLMVRLFEVIAEANMPWMLAATHRLRSGFGAALVDLVPSYTTLMVHYDLTALSPAQARELIDQALTDLQPQAQGSGQCHVLPVWYDLSVGPELTLLAQRSGLAVDDVIRRHSAHEYQVFALGFAPGFAFMGLVDEILATPRLSTPRQRVAAGSVGIAERQTAAYPVVSPGGWNLIGRTPAKLFDRERDGYSLMQPGDTVRFESVSHAEFINLGGDDTPLEAQA, encoded by the coding sequence ATGAAGCCGCGGATTGAAGTGGTGGCGATCGACTGCCTGATGGTGCGTCTGTTCGAGGTGATCGCCGAAGCCAATATGCCGTGGATGCTCGCCGCCACCCATCGCTTGCGCAGCGGTTTTGGCGCAGCCTTGGTGGATCTGGTGCCGTCCTACACCACCTTGATGGTGCATTACGACCTCACAGCGTTGAGCCCGGCCCAGGCGCGGGAATTGATCGACCAGGCCCTGACCGACCTGCAACCCCAGGCCCAGGGCAGCGGCCAGTGCCATGTGCTGCCGGTGTGGTACGACCTGAGTGTCGGCCCTGAACTGACATTGCTCGCCCAGCGCAGTGGCCTGGCCGTCGACGACGTGATCCGCCGCCACAGCGCCCACGAATACCAGGTATTCGCCCTCGGCTTCGCCCCCGGTTTTGCCTTTATGGGGCTGGTGGATGAAATCCTCGCCACACCGCGCCTGAGCACCCCGCGCCAGCGCGTGGCGGCCGGCAGTGTCGGTATCGCCGAGCGACAGACCGCTGCCTATCCGGTGGTGTCCCCCGGTGGCTGGAATCTCATTGGCCGTACCCCGGCCAAGCTGTTTGATCGCGAGCGCGACGGCTACAGCCTGATGCAGCCTGGCGACACGGTACGCTTTGAGTCAGTCAGCCACGCCGAATTTATCAATCTGGGTGGCGATGACACGCCGTTGGAGGCGCAGGCATGA
- a CDS encoding biotin-dependent carboxyltransferase family protein produces the protein MSRLIIEASTPLCLLQDAGRFGVRHLGVTQGGALDWVSMSWANWLLGNALDAPVVEITLGGFTVQAEEYCLLALAGADLGAYIDERALSPGRSFILQKGQRLRFTQPFSGARAYLAAPGGFDAPDVLGSCATVVREALGGPDGFGKALAEGGRLAYSGTGGAMKVLSEQALPAKVPLEVIVGAQIGLFSGQSLFDAFNTDWALDSRADRMGMRLLGTPLQYQGPSLISEGIPLGGIQVPPDGQPIVLLNDRQTIGGYPRLGALTPLALARLAQCLPGEKVRLAPVVQETAHRQHVEYLRRFT, from the coding sequence ATGAGCCGCTTGATCATCGAGGCCAGCACGCCGCTGTGCCTGTTGCAGGACGCCGGTCGTTTTGGCGTGCGTCACCTGGGCGTGACCCAGGGCGGCGCGCTGGATTGGGTGTCGATGTCCTGGGCCAACTGGCTGCTGGGCAATGCGCTGGACGCGCCGGTGGTGGAAATCACCCTCGGCGGCTTTACTGTGCAGGCCGAGGAGTATTGCCTGCTGGCGTTGGCCGGTGCGGATCTGGGCGCGTATATCGACGAGCGCGCCCTCAGCCCCGGGCGCAGTTTTATCCTGCAAAAGGGCCAGCGCCTGCGCTTCACCCAGCCGTTCAGCGGCGCGCGGGCTTACCTGGCGGCGCCCGGCGGGTTTGATGCGCCGGATGTGCTGGGCAGCTGCGCCACGGTGGTACGTGAGGCGCTGGGCGGGCCGGACGGTTTCGGCAAGGCCTTGGCCGAAGGCGGGCGCTTGGCCTATTCCGGTACCGGCGGTGCGATGAAAGTGCTGAGCGAACAGGCGTTGCCGGCCAAGGTGCCGCTGGAGGTGATCGTCGGCGCCCAAATTGGCCTGTTCAGCGGCCAGAGCCTGTTCGATGCCTTCAACACCGACTGGGCCCTGGACAGCCGCGCCGACCGTATGGGCATGCGCTTGCTCGGTACGCCGTTGCAGTACCAGGGGCCCTCGCTGATTTCCGAAGGGATCCCGTTGGGTGGCATCCAAGTGCCGCCGGATGGGCAGCCGATTGTGTTGCTCAATGATCGCCAGACCATTGGCGGGTACCCGCGTCTAGGGGCGTTGACGCCATTGGCGCTGGCGCGGCTGGCGCAGTGTTTGCCGGGAGAAAAGGTGAGGTTGGCGCCGGTGGTGCAGGAAACGGCGCATCGGCAGCATGTCGAGTATTTGCGCCGCTTTACATAA
- a CDS encoding vWA domain-containing protein yields MLLNLFNEMRAAKVPVSVRELLDLINALKQRVTFADMDEFYYLARAILVKDERHFDKFDRAFSAYFNGLEKLDDHLQALIPEDWLRKEFERSLSDEERAQIQSLGGLDKLIEAFKKRLEEQKERHAGGNKWIGTGGTSPFGSGGYNPEGIRVGDAGKRQGKAVKVWDQREYKNLDDQVELGTRNIKIALRRLRKFARQGAAEELDIDGTIDHTARDAGLLNIQMRPERRNTIKLLLLFDIGGSMDAHVKICEELFSACKTEFKHLEYFYFHNFVYESVWKNNQRRTSERTSTQDLLHKYGADYKVIFIGDASMAPYEITQAGGSVEHWNEEPGYVWMQRFMAKYKKLIWINPYPKDTWGYTASTGIVRELVEDQMYPLTLRGLEEGMRFLSK; encoded by the coding sequence ATGTTGCTCAACCTGTTCAATGAAATGCGCGCAGCCAAGGTCCCGGTGTCGGTGCGCGAGCTGCTCGACCTGATCAACGCGCTGAAACAGCGCGTGACCTTTGCCGACATGGACGAGTTCTACTACTTGGCCCGGGCGATCCTGGTCAAGGACGAACGGCATTTCGACAAGTTCGACCGCGCCTTCAGCGCCTACTTCAATGGCCTGGAAAAGCTCGACGATCACCTGCAGGCGCTGATCCCCGAAGACTGGCTGCGCAAGGAATTCGAGCGCTCGCTGAGCGATGAAGAGCGCGCACAGATCCAGTCCCTGGGCGGCCTCGACAAGCTGATCGAGGCATTCAAGAAACGCCTGGAAGAACAGAAGGAACGCCACGCCGGCGGCAACAAATGGATCGGCACCGGCGGTACCAGCCCGTTTGGCTCCGGCGGCTACAACCCCGAAGGCATTCGCGTCGGCGACGCCGGCAAACGCCAGGGCAAGGCGGTAAAAGTCTGGGACCAGCGCGAATACAAGAACCTCGATGACCAGGTGGAACTGGGCACCCGCAATATCAAGATCGCCCTGCGCCGCCTGCGCAAGTTCGCCCGCCAGGGTGCGGCCGAAGAGTTGGACATCGACGGCACCATCGACCACACCGCTCGCGATGCCGGGCTGCTGAATATCCAGATGCGCCCGGAACGGCGCAACACCATCAAGCTGCTGTTGCTGTTCGATATCGGCGGCTCGATGGATGCCCACGTGAAGATCTGCGAAGAACTGTTCTCGGCCTGCAAGACCGAGTTCAAGCACCTGGAGTACTTCTACTTCCACAACTTCGTGTACGAGTCGGTGTGGAAGAACAACCAGCGCCGCACCTCCGAGCGCACCTCCACCCAGGACCTGCTGCACAAGTACGGTGCCGATTACAAAGTGATCTTTATCGGCGATGCGTCGATGGCGCCCTATGAAATCACCCAGGCCGGCGGCAGCGTCGAGCATTGGAATGAAGAGCCGGGGTATGTGTGGATGCAGCGCTTCATGGCCAAGTACAAGAAACTGATCTGGATTAACCCGTATCCCAAGGATACCTGGGGTTATACGGCCTCGACGGGGATTGTGCGGGAGTTGGTGGAGGATCAGATGTACCCGCTGACGTTGCGCGGGCTTGAGGAAGGGATGCGCTTCCTTTCGAAATAA